The genomic stretch CGGATACATCTGTACCGGTTATCAGGAGATTCTCTTCGCCTTCATATTCAAGGATGTTGTTATGGAAGTATCTGGCCTTGATCGTGTAATTGCCCGGGGCAAGTCTGTCAAAAGAATACATGCCTGTTGTCGAAACATTGACCTGAACACGTGTGGAATTGTCAAGAAGTTCAACTATTGTATTTTTAAAAGGTTTTTCAAAATCAGACCATTCGTAGATGGTTCCGTACACTCTTGCTGCATGTGCATGGATAATGAGAGTGGTTGACAGCAAGATGAGAAGGAATAACCATCGTTTCGTTCGCACATATTCTAATTTTAAAATAAAGTATATATAGTTTATTATAAAGCAAAAAGAGCATTTATAAAGGTTTGTAAAGGATTATCATGGTTTAAAAAACTTAATTTTTCTATCGCATAAAAGTATATTTATCTATCCAGTCATTATAGTATTGGGTACCCAATCGCAAGATAATCCAGCGATTGTAAAAATAAGAAGGAGGACTAAAAAATGAAAAATAGAAAAGGGCTCAGTATATTAACATCCCTCATTGCGGCGTTGTTCATACTGAGCATGTTCTCCGGAATTGCGGCAGCCCAGTCGTCCGGGGAACAAATAGCAAAGGGTCAATACCAGATACAAAAGCAGAGATACGAGGAAACAAGAGATAAATTCGAGGTAGCAAAGCAATCTTTCGACAAAGCTTATGCACAGCTCAAGAATGCAAAAGATAATAAATCCCAGGAAGAGCTCAATCAGAAAACCCAGGATTATCTTGAAAATGCGATAGATCATGCCATTGCAAATCTTGAAGTCCTGAAAACCAGGGCGCAAAATCAAACAGATAAAGGAGCGATCCCAACCGATGCGGTTGCAATTATCGATGGCCATATTGCCCAGCTGCAACAGATACGAACGAATGTACAGCAGGCCAGTACCATGCAGGAACTGAAAGACGCCAATAAGGCCTTAAAGGAGCAGTGGAACACCATCAGGCTCGAAACGCGTTACTATTTCGGACTGATACTCAACGAAAGGATAAACAATTTCATTACAAAGGGAAATAATGCCACGGCAAGACTGGATGCGGCAATCCAGAAAATGAAATCACAGGGGAAGGATACAACCAAACTTGAGACCGATGAAGCGAATTTCAAGAATTCAATGAACAATGCAGAAAACAGTGAGCAGGCAACTGCCGTATTGCTTGCGAACCCCAATGGATTTGCACCCAACGGCACGGTTACAAACAGCAAGGATGCAGCAGCATTCATGCTGCAGGTCGATAAATCGCAAAGAGAAACCATCAAAGACCTGAGAGCTGCAAGCAGGCAACTGATAGAGTTCGTCAGAGATTTCAGAAAACTGGCAGGCAACAAAGCCACAGTTGACGGAACGGGCAAGTCCGGTGAGGGCGTGCCGGGAACCACGGTTACAGGAACACCGACCCAGACACTTTCAGGCAGCACACTGACATCCCTTTCAGGCAGGAAAATGGAGATTAAGAAATGAAAGCAATATACATCTTAATTGTGCTCGTGGTCGCAGCTTCGGCCCTGGGCTGTGTTGGCAACAAGCAAACATCCACAAATGCTCCTGTACCGCCTGTCGAGACTTCAGTGTCCCCGGCCGGCGCAACGGTAGCGCCCACGGGAACACCAGCGGCTCCAGGAGAAGACCAGTTCGGGACAGAGAATGACCTCACAATGATGGATTCCCTGGTCGCCGACTCAAATGCGGATATTTCTTTCTCCGATTCGATATAAGGTAAACGCGTTCGCGTTTACCCTTTTTTTATTACACATAAAGATTAAGCCAAGGGGCACATAATCCTGATATATGCAAATACTTGTCCATATCTGCTGTGCGCCCTGCTTTACGTATCCTCACAAACGGTTGATTGAGGAAGGGCATGAGGTGACAGGTTTTTTTTATAATCCCAATATACACCCTTATTCAGAATATAGAAACAGGATGGGTTCACTTGAGAAATATGCGGAACTGAAGGGAACCCGGATAATCTACAGGGATGATTACGACCTTGAAAGCTATCTTCGCGGTGCCCTTGCGGCAGATGACAGATGCACTTTCTGCTATACCTCCCGGCTAGGTGAAGCGGCAAGAACAGCAGTCTTACTGGGATTTTCTGCTTTCACTACCACACTTTTGATATCTCCCTACCAGAAGCATGATATGCTTGTACACGCGGGAGAGAAGGCTGCGGATGAACACAGCATTGAGTTCTATTATGAAGATTTCAGGGATGGTTACAGAGAATCTCGTGAAATGGCAAAGGGACTTGAGCTTTACATGCAAAAATACTGCGGATGTATTTTCAGTGAAAAAGAACGATATCTTAAGTTAAAATAAGTTCACGCACTAATTTTTCCTTCCTTAATTTTGCGAAATATAAGGACAATGCCGATGATATTTCCTATCTCGTCTTTGATGGTGTCGCCGCTGCTTTCAATCGGTATCATGGTTTTGTTTTTTCTGATCAATACAGTCTGATCCATTTTATCATCAGGTTTTTCAGTTATAATATCGAAAACATCTTTAAGAGGCTTCTCTTTTGCTTCATCAAGAGACCATCCGGTCATGGACTGAGCAGTTGGATTCATAAACAGGACGCAACCCTTCGGGTCTGTGGCGATCACGGCATCGCTGATGCTCTTTAACGTAACGTAATACCATGCCCTGCTCGCCTTTAATTTCCCTTCCATTTTGTGTTTATACAGCGCGATCTCGATATTTATCTGTAATTCCCGTTCTTTGAAGGGTTTGATTATATACCCAAAAGGCTCTGTAACCTTTGCACGTTCAAGGATTTTTTCATCTGAATAGGCGGTCAGATATACAACCGGAATATTAAAAAGAGAACGTATTTGGCTTGCGGTTTCAATTCCGTCCATTTCACCATGGAGCAAAATATCCATCAACACCAGGTCCGGACTATTCTCCTCTACCTTTCGGATAGCATCCTCTCCTGAAGACACTATTGAAGGGACATGATATCCCAGATTGATTAGACTTCTCTTGATGTCTTCTCCAACAATGACTTCATCTTCAACTATCATTATCTGTGTTCCCGCCATCAATTCTCACCTCTAAACTTGATTTGAAATTCTGTTCCATTGTCGCGCATGAGATTTATCTTACCATGAAGCTGGTTTTCAGCCAGTATCGTGACCATGTGCAATCCCAGTGATTTAACATCTTTAAGTTCCATGTCTTTAGGGATACCGATTCCCGTATCGCTCACCACAAGTTCAATAGATTTGTCACCTGATGAGCGAAGGACAATTTTTATTTCCCCTGTTCTGTCTCCAGGGAAGGCATATTTCAATGAATTCGATACAAGCTCGTTGATGATCAATCCGCATGGAATGGCAGAATCTATAGCGAGCGATACATCCTCCACATCAACTATAGGCTTGATCTTGGCTGCATTTGTCCCGTATGACTGATACAGACCGCTTACCAGATCATTTACATATCCCCGAAGATCAATTTTTGAGAAATTATTGGATTGATACAGCTTCTCATGGATAAGGGACATTGAAATGATCCTGTTGCGGCTTTCTTTGAACATTTCGATAACATTGTTATCCTTGGTGGATTCTGACTGGAGGCTCAATAGACTTGAGATGATCTGCATATTGTTCTTGACACGATGATGGATTTCTCGAAGAAGAACTTCTTTTTCTGCAAGGGATGACCTTATCTGCTCATCAGCTCTCTTGCGCTCTGTGATATCGTGGATGACCATCTGTACGGCAGGATTTCCTTGATATGTGAATGGAATTGCTACCTCTTCAACATCGATTACCGTTCCGTCTATCCTGACAAATTTCACTTCTTTCAGAGGTGCCTCATTTCCATCATCTATTATCATCCGATATCGTTTTTCCGCAATCTCCTGGTGGTCAGGATAAATAAAATCCATTATTGGTCTTCCAAGGAGCTGTCCAGGATCGGTTGCACCCAGAAGCTGGGCTCCGGCGGCGTTTATGAAAATGATATTGCCAGAGCTATGAATAGCTATAGCATCAGGAGAAAGCTCTACAAGTCTGCGGAAGCGATCTTCACTCTCCTGGAGCGCCTCCTCGGCTTTTTTACGCTCAGTAATATCCCTTATTATGCTTGAGAGCCCGGCTATTTTCTCATCTGAATCCCGAATGGGAGAAATAGTCATGCTTACATTTATGCTATTTCCATCCTTTCGCAGTCGTACAGTGTCAAATCCAGCTACAGCTCCTCCTGACAGGACATTGCCTATTATGCGTTGCCTTTCTGACTGAAGGTGTGAGGGGACTATCAATGGCGATAGGCTTTTTCCTGTTACTTCTTCGGACGTCCATCCGAAAATGGTTTCAGCGCTCCTATTCCAGGATGTGATATTTTCCCCAATATCGGTTATTATGATTGCATCATTGGCATTATCAAACAGGTTCCTATACCTCTCCTCTGCAACATAGCGAAGCTTGTGTTCTGCGTCAGCTATCTTTTCATACGGCTGTTGTATCGAAGATTTAAAAAGGGCAAAATATATAAAATAAAATCCAGCGGCTTTTAGCAAGTGCCCTGAATAATCATAAAAGAGATATACTGAATTACTGAAAACAATGATAACCAGACCGTATATTAGACAAATAATACTGGTCTGTCCGGTTTTCTGAAGTTTTAGTATGTATAGGTAGATCGTATATACGATCAACGATCCAGATACTACCAATATCATTATCCCTGCAGTGGAAAGGCCCCCATCCAGGTTATGCATCCTGGGCAGATAGGATGGGTATAGAAATATAAGAGCCATAGATATTAATGGCAAAGCCACGGCACATGTAAAAATGACGGGTTTGTTAATCATCTTTGGAAATGCATCTTTATAAATATACACACTAGCAAGAAATAAAATCGAAGAGATGATTCTTGCCTCAGCCCAGAACATTTCTGCCTTCACCGCGGAGTTAGGTGTGACAAAATCCGGCATGTACGGGTAAGAAAGCATATTGAACAGGTCAAATATCCCTATGACCAAGAATGTTGCTCCAAGGAAAAGCGAATGGTTGTCCCTGCTTTTGCTATATGCCAACCAGTTTATGGCAAAAATTGAAAAGGCCAGAACTATTGGTAAAAGCTGTGTTGCGACTTCAAAATAGTTGCTTACTAAATGGGAAACAGACATGTATGCTTCGATGACATCCCCAATGAGCAGCATCGAAACTATGATAATCAGCACTGTCAATATGTGGTTTGTTCTAGCCATTGATCTCCGTCCTCTTCATTCAACTTGTTTGTTAGCATTTTTATTCTCAACATTCATTATCCATTTGTGCAGCATAATTGTGGTTAGAGGTTGGCGATAGTCTCCTATCCATCCCTATATCAATTTTTTTTCCCCGCCAACCTTTATTTTGATAATTTGAAAGCGACATAGATCTCACAAAATTCGTTTTCAGAAGCTGTAGTTTGCGACATTGTATGGACTCTTTCAATCTGCTTCCCAAAAGCATGGGAAATCCATTCATCATATAATCCCTTTATGAAAGTACAATTGATATTATCGTTCTTGGCATCACCTTTTGCCAGATGGCAAGAGGCAATTTTACCACAGATGACATTCTCGCTCACGCTTGACCATTTTGATTCCTGGGATAGGACAGTGCTCATCTCTTGCATGTATTTCAAAAATATGGCAGCATCCCAGACGTCAATTTTTCTTTCTTTTTCGTAATCCTGTATTATTTTCTTGCCAAATTTGCCGCCAAGCGATTTTATGAAATCCTCATTCGATGGGACATTCTTCAGCATATTTAACATTTTCAGGAGGTCTTTATGATAATCTGTACCTGACTCATCCCTGGCTTTAAAGTCCTCTACCATTCGTAGCAGTATCTTGCCCATTTCGGGAAGCTGCTTGAGAACTATAAGGTTCTCACCAATTGTAGAACTATATGTATGACCATTTGAGCTTAATAATTCAACAAACATGTCGGCCAGTTTTTTTATGGCATCGGTGTCGGAGAGCCCATGGTGTAGTATTATAGATTCCTTATCTATGGTCATGTCCTGGATCAAACCCGTGGATTTATAGAGGACCGTGATTTTTTTCAATAATTCTTCGGGCGGGATCTGATTTATGGGACAACCGCAAAACCGCTCAATGCAGATCGATAGTTTAGGCGCGGTTTTTCCTGCCAGTATTTCTTCAAAAAGCTGCCCAGGTATTGCCACCATATCATAGTTCATCCTTGCATAAAGGGGTATTATTATGTTCCAGAAATCGTGTTTTTTCTGCAATTCAGCTAAAGCAAAATCCAGGTACCCGAAATTCTCGGCTACGCTTTTATTGGCCCAACCATTTTCGCCTTTTATCAGGTTCATTTCAAATGAGCCATTTGCGTTTCGAATTTTTGATACGCCTAAATCATATTTCTTTGCGGAGAATTCAGCAATGATAGCGGCCAGAAACCTTGAAATATCAGGGTTCTTTCCTGTTATGGACACACTGGCGCTTCCGGGTTGAAAGTCATTATCATAACTGATCTTAATGGACGAATCCCAATAGATCTCACTTCCAAGTTCATTCAAGCGCTTTTCCAGAAGAGAAAGGGAGGAAATTGAATCACCGATGATATTGTTAACAGTCTCATCATCGGGAAGCCTGCCTGTAAGATTTTTTAGGGCCCATATAAGGGTTGATGATGTCAGGTTTTGCTCCTTTCTTAAACCCGAAATGAGTCTTTTGACGGAATCGGGATCCTGGAATGCAGCATCGGCGAGATCGATCACCTCGCGTATGACCGCGCTGAGATTTCCATTGTGCTTTTGCATCAGTGGTTCAAGTTTTCCCAGATATTCTTCATTTAGAGAGATGTTTTTCCTGAGAATCATGTGCAATCAAACCAGAATGAACAGAGGCGGAGAAATCTATCAGTCTCTTTATCTTCCCTTTTCATTATTATCATTATAATTATTAATTGCTTAATAACTTTTTCATCTTAAATTTTTTAAATATGTAATAAAAATAACTTTAGTTATTACCTGACATTTGCAGAATCGGATGAGACCAGGATTTTGGCACCTCATATTTTCAATTACAATTCTTAGGTCCATATTACCGGATTATGCACATTATCTCCCGGAATTTACCAACTCTTGTAGCAATTCGCAATATTCTGTTGTGTAACTGTTTGATTGGCTGAAGCTTAATTCTTCAGGAGACGATCATCTTGGCAGATACTCAGAAGGGCGTAACCACCGACCTCATTGATATTATAAGGCTGCTAATAATCCTTGCAATGAAGAAGATCAAGCTACAGCATATCCTTTATCTTACGGCCTTCCTTGCTTTTGGAATAGGTGATGGTATAACAGGCGCGCTGATGATGAACTCAAAAGGGATCGGTATGGAGGCAAACCCTATCGTGAGGATTTTATTCATGGCCCGGGGTATTGAGGGTGTAATGACCGGCAAGATGTGGCTTACTTTCATAATTCTTGCTGCAACTTATATTGTTCAGCTCAATTCCCCCAATATGTACTGGACCGTTAATGGGTTCTTAATTGCCATTACCGTTGGCGGGCTGATGGCAGTGAATGCCAACATTACAGCTATGGCAGGCCAAATCCCGACTGAACCCGGAGCGTTAATACTGGCATACTTGATTTTGATGTTTATATTGACCGAGATCGGAAGTTTTGTTGATGGAAAGGCACACTAAGAATGGATCAAATGGACATTTTAAAAATAGTAAAAATAAAAGAGGAAGTGAAAACATGAAAAAGCAAAAAGTACTTATTGTGGATGATGAGCCGTTGAACATTGAATTGATGGAAGGGATCCTTTCAAAGGATTACGAAGTCATTAAAGCATCCAGCGGGATAGAGGCTTTGATCAAGGTGGAAAAAACCTTGCCTGACCTTATACTATTAGACGTAATGATGCCGAATATGAACGGTTATTCGGTTTGTAAGAACCTTAAGAGCAGCAATAAGACGAAGTCCATACCCGTCGTGATGATAACGGCCTTGAAAGAGCATGAGGACAAAATGAAAGCCATAGAGGCCGGTGCAGACGATTTCGTGAGCAAACCAATTGAGATACGCGAATTGGGTGTTAAATTGAGATCATTGCTGAAAGCTAAAAACCAGTATTTTTCCGTACCGGCAGCATAGATGATACAGGTACACAAGGCGTTTTAAAATCAGAGGTAATACATCTCTTGTACTCGATAAACCCATCCTCAAGTATTGCATCTCTCGCGGATTTCACAATTTTTTGCATGAAGAAAAGGTTGTGGATGGATGCCAGACGCAGCGCCAGAAGTTCAGATCCCTTAAAAAGATGGTGCAGATACGCCCTTGTGTAGTTCCTGCATGTGTAGCATCCACATTCCTCATCAACAGGCGCAAAATCCATGGCAAATTTCCCACGGGCTATGTCTATATTTCCCCTTCCTGTCATCAGGGTCTGGTGTCTGGCGTTCCTCGTGGGATAGGCGCTGTCAAAAATGTCCACACCGGATTCTATAGCCTCAAGCAGTTCCACGGGTGAACCCACGCCCATAAGGTAGCGCGGCTTATTTTCAGGAACTAAAGGTATGCTGTGTTTCAACACATCATTCATTAATTCCTTCGGCTCACCGATTGAAAGCCCTCCTATCCCGTATCCATCAAAATCCATCTCCACAAGCTCCTCTGCGCATTTTTTCCGAAGATCTGCAAAGGTACCTCCCTGAAGTATTGCAAAAAATAGCTGGTTCTCGTTTTTCTGTACTCCTTTTGCCTTTTTCGCCCATCGGATCGTACGCTCGACAGAAGCCCCCACTGCGCTATAATCACTCCCATATGCAGGGCATTCATCCAGTATCATGGCGACATCGCTTTCCAAAATCTTCTGGTTTTCAAGGCATATTTCCGGTGTGTATGAGTATTTCTTTCCGTCACGAGGATTTTTGTAAGTTATTCCATCATCGGTTATCTTGAAAGGGAAGTCCTTGCGTATCATCTGGAAACCACCGCTATCTGTGAATATGGCTCGTTCCCAGTGCATGAATTTATGCAGTCCTCCGGCTCTCCTGATAACCTCCATACCAGGAGCAAGAAAAAGGTGAAAAGCGTTGCTGATAAGCACCTGTGTATCCATAGCATAGAGTTCCTCCGGGATAAGAGTCTTGACAGTAGCCTTAGTGGCTACCGGCATGAATGCCGGAGTATCTGCAATCCCGTGGTTCGTTTTGAGCTTGCCGACCCTTGCGCACGTGTTCTTGTCTGTGTGGACCAATTCGAACATGATTACCTGAAAACCAGCATTGAATCGCCGAAACTGTAGAACCTATATGAATGCGATATGGCTTCATCATAAGCAGCCATCAGCCTTTCCCTGCCTGCAAACGCGCTCACGAGCATCAATAATGTGGATTTAGGGAGATGGAAGTTTGTTATTAATGCGTCAATTCCTGACCTGAACCTGTAGGAGGGATAGATGAAAAGCTGGCTGAACCCTTCCATGGGGTAGATTTTGCCATCCGCACATGCACTTTCAAGTGCCTTTACAGTGGTAGTCCCGGCAGCTATCAGCTTTCCCTTGTTCTCATTTATCAGTTCTGCATTTTCAGGGCTGACAGAAACATATTCCGGTTCCATGACATGTGTTTCGATATTTTCAGCCTTAACGGGGGTGAATGTCCCAAGACCTACATGAAGCGTGATATAGGCGACATTAACTCCTTTTTCCGCAATCTTCTCCAGCAAACCGTTCGTAAAATGAAGGCCGGCAGTGGGCGCCGCTATCGAGCCTTTTTCTTTTGAATACACCGTTTGATAGCGGTTCCTGTCCTCAAGTTTTATCTTGATATAGGGAGGAAGAGGTGCATCCCCTATTTTATCAAGGATTTCATGCAGGTTCCCGTTGCAATTGAATTCCAATAGATACCTGTTAGAGTTCGGATTATGTACGACTTCAAGGACCTTTGCCTCAAGCTCACCAAAATTCAATTTCGTCCCTTCGCGGATATTCTTGCCCTGAACCAGGCACTCGTATCCAGGACCACTTCTACTCACCACCAGAGCCTCGACATGGCCACCTGTACTTTTTTTGCCTGAAAGCTTTGCGGGAATGACTCTTGAGTCGTTAAGAACAAGGGTATCCCCGTCTTCAAAATAGTCAAGGATATCCGAAAAACATCTGTGCTCGATATGTTTCCCAAGCACCATTAATCGAGACGCATCCCTTGGTTCTATCGGGGACTGTGCGATAAGCTCTTTTGGAAGATGGTATTCGAAATCGCTGAGTTTCATCTGCTGCTTAGTTCACAGGATGAGTTAAGTAATTTTTCTTGGTTTAATCCTCCGGCCTGATCACGGCACAGTAATTATCTGAACTGGAAGCAAGAATGGATTTATGCTTCGACCTTAGATTTTTATCAATATCTCATCACCCAGGGTTTTGTTGAAAAAAGCTGCGGCATTCCCCATATTTACCGCAATTTCAAGGAATCCATGGCTGCCAATTAATGCCAGGGGCTCTCCCGTTCCAGAAAATCCATAAGAGCTAAGAAAAGGAACCTTTCTTCCCTGGATCTCGAGCAAATCGCCATATTTGAATTCTACGATATCGGATGATATGTTTGTCACAATGTTCCCGAATGAATCGATAAATATGATCATGCCCTCCAGCGCACCTTTTTTCTTCCTTCCTTGTCCAAATTCCAGATCTATATAATCAAATATCTGTTCCCCTGAAGCCCTTATATCCAGTCCTTTTGAGATATGCGCTCCAACCGGCGCGAAAATATCTCTCCCATGAAATGTGCCGGACACATTCTTACGGAACAGCTTCTCATTTGTAATTATATAAGCCTCAAAATCCCCAATGCTCCTTGCTGCGGGGATGAGAAGACCGTTATCAGGACCCGTAAAATAATGGGTTCCAAAATAATCAGATTCAGCCTTAACTGCAATCTGACGACGCTCCGTTCCTACCCCGGGATCGACCACAGCTATATGCACAGTCCCGGATGGGAAAAACCGCGCGCAGGACATCAATATGAATGCTCCGGCGCGTATATCGTACCTGGGAATTGAATGCGAGATGTCGACTATACTGGCGGCCGGATTGATGCTCAGGATTACCCCTTTCATGGAAGCAGGGTACACATCCCCGAAATCTGAGAGCAGCGTTATGACCATAGTTCTTCAAGAAACATTTAATACCTGTTAAACTATAAAACCCG from Candidatus Methanoperedens sp. encodes the following:
- a CDS encoding response regulator; amino-acid sequence: MKKQKVLIVDDEPLNIELMEGILSKDYEVIKASSGIEALIKVEKTLPDLILLDVMMPNMNGYSVCKNLKSSNKTKSIPVVMITALKEHEDKMKAIEAGADDFVSKPIEIRELGVKLRSLLKAKNQYFSVPAA
- the tgt gene encoding tRNA guanosine(34) transglycosylase Tgt, yielding MFELVHTDKNTCARVGKLKTNHGIADTPAFMPVATKATVKTLIPEELYAMDTQVLISNAFHLFLAPGMEVIRRAGGLHKFMHWERAIFTDSGGFQMIRKDFPFKITDDGITYKNPRDGKKYSYTPEICLENQKILESDVAMILDECPAYGSDYSAVGASVERTIRWAKKAKGVQKNENQLFFAILQGGTFADLRKKCAEELVEMDFDGYGIGGLSIGEPKELMNDVLKHSIPLVPENKPRYLMGVGSPVELLEAIESGVDIFDSAYPTRNARHQTLMTGRGNIDIARGKFAMDFAPVDEECGCYTCRNYTRAYLHHLFKGSELLALRLASIHNLFFMQKIVKSARDAILEDGFIEYKRCITSDFKTPCVPVSSMLPVRKNTGF
- a CDS encoding PAS domain S-box protein — protein: MARTNHILTVLIIIVSMLLIGDVIEAYMSVSHLVSNYFEVATQLLPIVLAFSIFAINWLAYSKSRDNHSLFLGATFLVIGIFDLFNMLSYPYMPDFVTPNSAVKAEMFWAEARIISSILFLASVYIYKDAFPKMINKPVIFTCAVALPLISMALIFLYPSYLPRMHNLDGGLSTAGIMILVVSGSLIVYTIYLYILKLQKTGQTSIICLIYGLVIIVFSNSVYLFYDYSGHLLKAAGFYFIYFALFKSSIQQPYEKIADAEHKLRYVAEERYRNLFDNANDAIIITDIGENITSWNRSAETIFGWTSEEVTGKSLSPLIVPSHLQSERQRIIGNVLSGGAVAGFDTVRLRKDGNSINVSMTISPIRDSDEKIAGLSSIIRDITERKKAEEALQESEDRFRRLVELSPDAIAIHSSGNIIFINAAGAQLLGATDPGQLLGRPIMDFIYPDHQEIAEKRYRMIIDDGNEAPLKEVKFVRIDGTVIDVEEVAIPFTYQGNPAVQMVIHDITERKRADEQIRSSLAEKEVLLREIHHRVKNNMQIISSLLSLQSESTKDNNVIEMFKESRNRIISMSLIHEKLYQSNNFSKIDLRGYVNDLVSGLYQSYGTNAAKIKPIVDVEDVSLAIDSAIPCGLIINELVSNSLKYAFPGDRTGEIKIVLRSSGDKSIELVVSDTGIGIPKDMELKDVKSLGLHMVTILAENQLHGKINLMRDNGTEFQIKFRGEN
- a CDS encoding S-adenosyl-l-methionine hydroxide adenosyltransferase family protein gives rise to the protein MVITLLSDFGDVYPASMKGVILSINPAASIVDISHSIPRYDIRAGAFILMSCARFFPSGTVHIAVVDPGVGTERRQIAVKAESDYFGTHYFTGPDNGLLIPAARSIGDFEAYIITNEKLFRKNVSGTFHGRDIFAPVGAHISKGLDIRASGEQIFDYIDLEFGQGRKKKGALEGMIIFIDSFGNIVTNISSDIVEFKYGDLLEIQGRKVPFLSSYGFSGTGEPLALIGSHGFLEIAVNMGNAAAFFNKTLGDEILIKI
- a CDS encoding response regulator, producing MAGTQIMIVEDEVIVGEDIKRSLINLGYHVPSIVSSGEDAIRKVEENSPDLVLMDILLHGEMDGIETASQIRSLFNIPVVYLTAYSDEKILERAKVTEPFGYIIKPFKERELQINIEIALYKHKMEGKLKASRAWYYVTLKSISDAVIATDPKGCVLFMNPTAQSMTGWSLDEAKEKPLKDVFDIITEKPDDKMDQTVLIRKNKTMIPIESSGDTIKDEIGNIIGIVLIFRKIKEGKISA
- the queA gene encoding tRNA preQ1(34) S-adenosylmethionine ribosyltransferase-isomerase QueA, producing MKLSDFEYHLPKELIAQSPIEPRDASRLMVLGKHIEHRCFSDILDYFEDGDTLVLNDSRVIPAKLSGKKSTGGHVEALVVSRSGPGYECLVQGKNIREGTKLNFGELEAKVLEVVHNPNSNRYLLEFNCNGNLHEILDKIGDAPLPPYIKIKLEDRNRYQTVYSKEKGSIAAPTAGLHFTNGLLEKIAEKGVNVAYITLHVGLGTFTPVKAENIETHVMEPEYVSVSPENAELINENKGKLIAAGTTTVKALESACADGKIYPMEGFSQLFIYPSYRFRSGIDALITNFHLPKSTLLMLVSAFAGRERLMAAYDEAISHSYRFYSFGDSMLVFR
- a CDS encoding epoxyqueuosine reductase QueH, which gives rise to MQILVHICCAPCFTYPHKRLIEEGHEVTGFFYNPNIHPYSEYRNRMGSLEKYAELKGTRIIYRDDYDLESYLRGALAADDRCTFCYTSRLGEAARTAVLLGFSAFTTTLLISPYQKHDMLVHAGEKAADEHSIEFYYEDFRDGYRESREMAKGLELYMQKYCGCIFSEKERYLKLK